A single window of Rickettsiella endosymbiont of Dermanyssus gallinae DNA harbors:
- a CDS encoding septation protein A, whose amino-acid sequence MRLLFDFLPIAAFFVVYKFYGIYVATAAAILISLVQVISYWVKHRSLPSIQLISLILILLFGGSTLLLHNELFIKWKPTVLYWLLAFVALISHYIGKKPFIQHLLETNITLPNTVWSSLNRNWFVFFMLMGGINLWVAYSFDTNTWVNFKLFGFLGITFLFILIQAIYLSRYIQSDEKT is encoded by the coding sequence ATGCGCTTACTTTTTGATTTTTTACCGATTGCTGCCTTCTTTGTGGTTTATAAGTTCTATGGTATTTATGTTGCCACAGCAGCCGCTATTTTAATCAGCCTTGTCCAAGTCATCAGTTACTGGGTCAAGCACCGATCGCTGCCTAGTATACAACTTATTAGCCTTATCCTCATCCTCTTATTTGGTGGCAGTACCTTACTTTTGCATAATGAATTATTTATCAAATGGAAACCCACCGTACTGTATTGGCTCTTAGCTTTTGTCGCCCTTATTTCACATTATATTGGCAAAAAACCGTTCATACAGCATCTCTTAGAAACCAATATTACCTTACCTAATACCGTATGGTCGTCCTTAAATAGAAACTGGTTTGTTTTTTTTATGTTGATGGGTGGCATTAATTTATGGGTTGCTTATTCGTTTGATACCAACACCTGGGTCAATTTCAAATTATTTGGTTTCTTAGGCATCACTTTTTTATTTATTTTGATTCAAGCTATTTATCTGAGTCGTTATATTCAATCCGATGAAAAAACATGA
- a CDS encoding type IV secretion protein IcmD — MKNKYLATKLVRRFMRWQAKLALFIVPFLYTELASAKDGDNLGAIATTLTSSFEGVAKLITAGAYMAGIGFAMASMLKFKAHKDNPTQIPIGTPIALLFIGAALIFLPNIFGIAGQTIFGGTSGAGGIYGVTGLAGGA; from the coding sequence ATGAAGAATAAATACCTTGCAACAAAACTAGTGCGTCGCTTTATGCGTTGGCAAGCAAAGCTCGCGCTATTTATAGTCCCTTTTCTTTATACGGAATTAGCTAGCGCGAAGGATGGAGATAACTTAGGTGCTATTGCAACCACATTAACGAGCTCTTTTGAGGGTGTGGCTAAACTGATTACTGCGGGTGCTTATATGGCAGGTATCGGTTTTGCAATGGCATCGATGCTTAAATTCAAAGCGCACAAAGATAATCCTACACAAATTCCTATCGGAACACCGATTGCGTTATTGTTTATTGGTGCCGCATTAATATTTTTACCGAATATCTTTGGTATTGCTGGTCAAACGATTTTTGGTGGAACGAGCGGTGCGGGTGGTATTTACGGTGTGACCGGTCTGGCCGGAGGCGCCTAA
- a CDS encoding type IV secretion protein IcmB, whose product MASYFNSFLDGIDTFLAWLSTSLKQTTESYCDLETADSPTVIVAHDGSLISLIKISGVTQLIGSSEFERLHEGLTLSLQTALSRAGHALQVLFHYDREVVKDLINDTLAPGQQTSERLGLNLSDLFKERVSFLSKHCAYECVYFVLWTRPLSLTTEQYQRSTKDKLKFIRDKKVPPFQITQNAIAAIPDLRDTHDAFVRSIIHDLSTLNIAASLLEVHDAVHAIRTVADPRFTDKNWRPSLPGDKILPKEYDRSRNTISDVLWPSLARQVLPRDAENLDLRTVRLGDQIYSCIFIDLLPKEIKSFNALLQRTLAARIPWRISFFIESDGLRTIKLKSVLASVLSFSSAQNRLLSDANNLLQYIAINTDDAVVRLRVAACTWAPEGQLPLLRTRAAELAKAIEGWGSCDVSEVSGDPFGGLASTMLGISAHSVATPTIVPFSQVVYMLPITRPASPWKTGAQLFRSPDGKPWPFQPGSSEQTTWIDLIYARPGSGKSVLSNTLNLALCLAGGLQRLPRIAIIDIGPSSSGLISLLREALPLENRHWVAYHRLRMTADYSINPFDTQLGCRYPTPQERSFLVNFLTLLTTPLGATKPYDAISDMTGLVIDELYKNLADDGKPYPYTAGIEPLVDGILEEMGFIPDQLTTWWEVTDALFISGFPHEAMLAQRYAMPLLADAASICRTPIIEDLYGKITAPTGETLINAFARMISSAIREYPILSRVTRFDLGEARIVSLDLDEVAKSGGDAADRQTAVMYMLARYILARHYYLSEDNLSDISSQYRDYHKQRIAELREDPKRIVFDEFHRTSKAKAVRDQVVVDMREGRKWNIQIALLSQSLDDFDEVMVEFATSIYIMDAGPAQSVEKSAKIFGLSPTATIALRTRVHGPREGGATFLAQFATKEGMNTQLLTLTLGPIELWAFSTTVEDANLRNRLYHQLGPVETRRVLARLFPNGTIKKLVEKRLANLKEEQGLITEDSRLGLVEQIAEEIIDAYTKNPQLQSLPI is encoded by the coding sequence ATGGCTAGTTATTTCAACTCTTTTCTAGATGGTATCGATACCTTCCTTGCTTGGTTAAGCACATCGCTGAAACAAACCACGGAATCGTATTGTGATCTGGAAACAGCCGATAGCCCCACCGTTATCGTCGCGCATGATGGTTCTTTAATTTCCTTAATTAAAATTTCAGGTGTGACACAGTTAATTGGTAGCAGTGAATTTGAGCGTTTACATGAAGGCTTAACGCTCAGCTTGCAAACGGCTTTATCGCGTGCGGGGCATGCCTTACAGGTTTTATTTCATTATGATCGAGAAGTGGTTAAGGATTTAATTAATGATACCTTAGCGCCTGGTCAGCAAACCAGTGAGCGCTTAGGCTTAAATCTAAGTGATTTATTTAAAGAACGCGTTTCTTTTTTATCTAAACATTGTGCTTATGAATGCGTGTATTTTGTTTTATGGACGCGTCCTTTAAGTTTGACCACCGAGCAATACCAGCGTTCAACTAAAGACAAACTAAAATTCATACGAGATAAGAAAGTACCGCCTTTTCAGATCACGCAAAATGCAATTGCAGCTATTCCTGATTTACGCGATACGCACGATGCCTTTGTGCGCTCCATTATTCATGATTTATCAACCTTAAATATTGCGGCTAGCCTTTTAGAAGTCCATGATGCGGTGCATGCGATTCGAACCGTGGCGGATCCTCGTTTTACCGATAAAAATTGGCGCCCTAGCTTACCGGGCGATAAAATACTCCCTAAAGAATATGATCGATCCCGCAATACGATTTCGGATGTCTTGTGGCCTTCGCTAGCCCGACAAGTATTGCCTAGAGATGCTGAAAACCTCGATTTAAGAACGGTGCGACTAGGCGATCAAATTTATTCTTGTATTTTTATTGATTTATTACCTAAAGAAATAAAATCGTTTAATGCCTTATTACAAAGGACTTTAGCGGCGCGAATTCCTTGGCGGATCTCATTTTTTATTGAAAGTGATGGTTTACGTACCATCAAATTAAAATCTGTTTTAGCGTCAGTGTTAAGTTTTTCATCGGCACAAAATCGATTGCTCAGTGACGCGAATAATTTATTACAATACATTGCGATCAATACCGATGATGCGGTCGTTCGTTTACGCGTCGCGGCGTGCACCTGGGCGCCTGAGGGTCAGCTTCCTTTACTTAGAACGCGTGCAGCTGAGCTTGCTAAAGCGATAGAAGGGTGGGGTTCTTGTGATGTATCCGAAGTGTCGGGTGATCCGTTTGGTGGCTTAGCATCAACCATGTTAGGTATATCAGCACATAGTGTTGCAACACCCACCATTGTTCCTTTTTCGCAAGTTGTTTACATGCTACCGATTACACGTCCCGCATCGCCGTGGAAAACCGGAGCACAGTTATTTAGAAGTCCTGATGGTAAACCTTGGCCATTTCAACCCGGTTCAAGCGAACAGACGACCTGGATTGATCTGATTTATGCAAGACCCGGTTCCGGTAAATCGGTGCTTTCAAATACCTTAAATTTAGCGCTGTGCTTAGCAGGTGGACTACAACGCTTGCCTCGCATTGCTATTATTGATATTGGTCCTTCAAGTAGCGGCTTGATTTCATTGTTGCGCGAAGCGCTGCCCTTAGAAAATCGCCACTGGGTTGCTTATCATCGTTTACGTATGACGGCGGATTATTCCATTAACCCATTTGATACCCAATTAGGTTGTCGTTATCCAACGCCGCAAGAGCGAAGTTTTTTAGTTAATTTTTTAACGTTATTAACAACACCGTTGGGTGCAACCAAGCCTTACGATGCGATTTCAGATATGACAGGTTTGGTGATTGATGAACTCTATAAAAATCTTGCTGACGATGGAAAACCTTATCCATATACAGCGGGAATTGAACCGTTAGTCGACGGTATTTTAGAAGAAATGGGTTTTATTCCCGATCAGTTGACGACTTGGTGGGAAGTAACCGATGCCTTGTTTATATCGGGTTTCCCGCACGAAGCCATGTTGGCACAACGTTATGCGATGCCTTTATTAGCCGATGCCGCGTCTATTTGTCGTACGCCAATTATCGAAGATTTATATGGAAAAATTACCGCGCCTACCGGTGAAACCTTAATTAATGCCTTTGCGCGCATGATTTCCAGTGCTATTCGAGAATATCCTATTTTATCACGCGTCACGCGCTTTGATTTAGGTGAAGCACGCATTGTATCGCTAGATTTAGATGAAGTCGCAAAGAGTGGTGGTGATGCAGCGGATAGACAAACGGCAGTGATGTATATGTTAGCGCGCTATATATTGGCACGACATTATTACTTAAGTGAAGATAATCTCAGTGATATTTCTAGTCAGTACCGTGATTATCACAAACAACGTATTGCTGAATTAAGAGAAGATCCCAAGCGTATTGTATTTGATGAATTTCACCGTACCTCAAAAGCGAAAGCGGTACGTGATCAAGTTGTGGTGGATATGCGTGAAGGACGTAAATGGAACATTCAAATTGCCTTGTTATCGCAATCTTTAGATGATTTTGATGAGGTCATGGTAGAGTTTGCAACTTCTATTTATATTATGGATGCAGGCCCTGCACAATCAGTAGAAAAGTCCGCTAAGATATTTGGTTTGTCACCTACTGCAACCATTGCTTTACGTACGCGTGTGCATGGACCACGGGAAGGCGGTGCGACTTTCTTAGCACAGTTTGCAACTAAAGAAGGGATGAATACCCAATTATTGACCTTAACCTTAGGCCCTATCGAATTATGGGCATTTAGTACCACCGTAGAAGATGCTAATTTACGTAATAGACTTTACCACCAGTTGGGGCCGGTTGAGACGCGTCGCGTATTAGCACGCTTATTTCCGAATGGAACCATAAAAAAATTAGTTGAAAAACGCTTAGCTAACTTGAAAGAAGAACAGGGACTGATTACGGAAGATTCACGTTTAGGCTTAGTCGAGCAAATCGCTGAAGAAATTATCGATGCCTATACCAAAAATCCGCAGCTACAATCTTTGCCTATTTAA
- a CDS encoding type IV secretion protein IcmC has translation MRFPKVESMLVNVTNEFPNIYRLITATAYLMGIAFIFRGVYQLKVYGDLRTMMSVQTNFKATMMVFFAGAALLYTPTAFKSMLLSTFATTTVTDPMSYQPAKGLWSPWASEAVLRFIQLIGTISFIRGWVYLTHTSNPNGRSTFGKAVTHIIAGLLAINIEGTREMLQASFGIS, from the coding sequence ATGAGATTTCCAAAAGTAGAAAGCATGTTAGTGAATGTGACGAATGAGTTTCCGAACATCTATCGTTTGATCACAGCAACAGCCTATTTGATGGGTATAGCCTTTATTTTTAGGGGTGTGTATCAGCTGAAGGTGTACGGTGATCTTCGTACTATGATGTCGGTGCAAACTAATTTTAAAGCGACGATGATGGTGTTTTTCGCGGGCGCAGCGCTTTTATATACGCCTACAGCTTTTAAGAGTATGTTACTGTCGACCTTTGCGACAACTACAGTGACCGATCCAATGAGTTACCAGCCTGCAAAAGGGCTATGGAGTCCTTGGGCCTCAGAAGCGGTTTTGCGCTTTATACAATTAATAGGTACTATTTCGTTTATACGTGGTTGGGTTTACCTCACGCATACATCAAATCCTAATGGCCGTAGTACCTTTGGAAAAGCAGTGACGCATATCATTGCCGGCTTATTGGCCATTAATATTGAAGGGACACGGGAAATGCTACAAGCGAGCTTTGGCATTTCTTAA
- a CDS encoding DUF6750 family protein, which yields MNENKNDRLVRLFRIQRNLFAFIVAITTGSYTAISHAEGVKTLGDMALTITQSFYGLAKLITAGAYMAGIGFVMASMLKFKAHKDNPTQIPIGTPIALLFVGSSLMFLPQIFSIAGQTVFGDTSGAAGIYGTTGLIGN from the coding sequence ATGAATGAAAATAAAAATGATCGTCTGGTAAGGCTTTTTAGAATACAACGCAACTTGTTCGCTTTTATCGTTGCTATCACGACGGGAAGCTATACCGCTATTAGCCATGCAGAGGGAGTAAAAACCCTAGGTGATATGGCGTTAACGATCACGCAGTCATTTTATGGTTTAGCCAAGTTAATCACAGCGGGTGCTTATATGGCAGGCATAGGATTTGTCATGGCATCGATGCTAAAGTTTAAAGCGCATAAAGATAATCCTACGCAAATTCCTATTGGTACACCCATCGCGTTGTTATTTGTGGGTTCCTCACTGATGTTTTTACCGCAAATCTTCTCGATTGCGGGTCAAACCGTCTTTGGCGATACCAGTGGTGCGGCAGGTATTTATGGTACAACCGGGTTAATCGGTAATTAA
- a CDS encoding 5-fold beta-flower protein: MNLKLQNITHAFKNVRTRSIIIVTVLILLFGFLLGFRHLMSRTAPAADTSVQLKDAPGNIQSVPGGLQQSPSADYQRLQQQQNLQQAALAEKTGASVIPTLLDSSEFNSQSQNQLGGCTSCCKPCSCCGNNASSATNSSAGSLLQPSDLRSGTLIYDTQGKVIGRLGPDGKVRNQNGEVIGQVGPDGLVRTADGTVIGSAAVAASGDPVYDATGHLIGHVGADGKVRDLKGAVIGTVAADGIVRDLKGAVIGKAVNSKLTNSGSGATVYDAQGRLLGTVGSDGKVRDAKGNVIGTVGADGIVRNADGKIIGKTGVSSVGAPIYDAQGHLLGTVGSDGKVRDAKGNVIGEVDANGIARDASGKIIGKAGVNSVGAPVYDAQGRLLGTVGSDGKVRDEDGNVIGTVGADGIVRDTDGKIIGKTGMSSVGAPVHDAQGHLLGTVGSDGKVRDAKGNVIGEVDANGIVRDADGKIIGKTGMSSVGAPVYDAQGHLLGTVGSDGKVRDAKGNVVGTVGADGIVRDADGKIIGKAGVNSVGAPVYGAQGRLLGTVGSDGKVRDEDGNAIGTVGADGIVRDTDGKIIGKTGMSSVGAPVYDAQGRLLGTVGADGKVRDAKGNVIGTVGADGIVRDADGKIIAKTGVNSVGAPVYDAQGRLLGTVGADGKVRDTKGNVIGRVNADGVVQDVNGKSIGRAYLGGMAKRASSIVPGAPVYDRNGKIMGTVGSDGRVRDAHGKVLGTLARDGTLRDENQQLIGKVGATAPGTPVYDKQGRLVGTVGSDGIVRDSQGRAIANMGSDGIARDAQGTALGSTTPPTSSVNDPANPNAALNQASSVSLLPSASDNANPALQAILDRQAQQISAQKAEQLQQQMQSSMATQANQLFVAWASPTQQYVAGTPSADRNLSLGSVMAANGTALASTAPPAVKAGTIMYAVLLTAVNSDEPGPVLAEIVQGKFKGARLIGTLSNQKKKVLLSFNTLTLPKLSQSIPINTVAIDDNTARTALSSYTNNHYWLRYGTLFASAFVQGYGQSFLASNANYSGAIIVNPDNKAPDLKPRDRVFVGLGQVGVQYAAALGSIFNTPPTVHVYSGTAMGILFLSDLPALPQ; encoded by the coding sequence ATGAATCTTAAATTACAAAATATTACACACGCATTTAAGAATGTGAGAACGCGTAGCATTATTATTGTCACGGTCTTAATTCTTTTATTTGGATTTTTATTAGGCTTTAGGCATTTAATGAGTCGAACGGCGCCGGCAGCGGATACCTCGGTTCAATTAAAAGATGCGCCAGGCAACATACAATCTGTTCCGGGTGGCCTTCAACAATCACCATCAGCGGATTATCAACGTCTTCAGCAGCAACAAAATTTGCAACAGGCCGCGCTGGCAGAAAAAACCGGCGCGAGTGTGATTCCTACCTTATTAGATAGCTCTGAATTTAATAGTCAGTCACAGAATCAGTTGGGTGGTTGTACTTCGTGTTGTAAACCTTGTTCCTGTTGTGGAAATAATGCTTCTTCAGCGACTAATTCTTCAGCGGGATCGTTATTACAACCCAGTGATCTACGATCAGGTACCTTAATTTACGATACACAAGGCAAAGTGATTGGTCGTTTAGGACCAGACGGTAAAGTACGTAACCAAAATGGCGAGGTTATCGGTCAAGTAGGGCCAGATGGTTTAGTGCGTACGGCGGACGGTACGGTCATTGGAAGTGCAGCGGTAGCCGCATCGGGTGATCCTGTTTACGATGCAACCGGTCATTTAATCGGTCATGTGGGTGCTGACGGTAAAGTACGTGATCTGAAAGGCGCGGTGATTGGTACGGTTGCTGCCGATGGCATCGTTCGTGATCTGAAAGGCGCGGTGATTGGAAAAGCAGTCAATTCTAAATTAACAAATTCTGGTTCTGGTGCGACAGTTTATGATGCACAAGGTCGTTTACTTGGAACCGTCGGTTCCGATGGCAAAGTGCGTGATGCAAAGGGTAATGTCATTGGTACCGTGGGTGCTGATGGTATTGTGCGTAATGCTGATGGAAAAATTATTGGTAAAACCGGTGTGAGTAGTGTAGGCGCACCGATTTATGATGCACAAGGTCATTTACTTGGAACAGTCGGTTCCGATGGCAAAGTGCGTGATGCAAAAGGTAATGTCATTGGTGAAGTAGATGCTAATGGTATTGCGCGTGATGCCAGCGGAAAAATTATTGGTAAAGCGGGCGTTAATAGCGTAGGCGCACCGGTTTATGATGCACAAGGCCGTTTACTTGGAACCGTCGGTTCTGATGGCAAAGTGCGTGATGAAGATGGCAATGTCATTGGTACCGTCGGTGCTGATGGTATTGTGCGTGATACTGACGGAAAAATTATTGGTAAAACCGGTATGAGTAGCGTAGGCGCACCGGTTCACGATGCACAAGGTCATTTACTTGGAACCGTGGGTTCCGATGGTAAAGTACGTGATGCAAAAGGTAATGTCATTGGTGAAGTAGATGCTAATGGTATTGTGCGTGATGCCGACGGAAAAATTATTGGTAAAACCGGTATGAGTAGCGTAGGCGCACCGGTTTATGATGCACAAGGTCATTTACTTGGAACCGTGGGTTCCGATGGTAAAGTACGTGATGCAAAAGGCAATGTCGTTGGTACCGTCGGTGCTGATGGTATTGTGCGTGATGCCGACGGAAAAATTATTGGTAAAGCCGGTGTTAATAGCGTAGGCGCACCGGTTTATGGTGCACAAGGTCGTTTACTTGGGACCGTCGGTTCTGATGGTAAAGTGCGTGATGAAGACGGCAATGCCATTGGTACCGTCGGTGCTGATGGTATTGTGCGTGATACTGACGGAAAAATTATTGGTAAAACCGGTATGAGTAGCGTAGGCGCACCTGTTTATGATGCACAAGGTCGTTTACTTGGAACCGTTGGAGCAGACGGTAAAGTACGTGATGCAAAAGGCAATGTCATTGGTACCGTAGGCGCTGATGGTATTGTGCGTGATGCGGATGGAAAAATTATTGCAAAAACCGGTGTTAATAGCGTAGGTGCGCCGGTTTACGATGCACAAGGTCGTTTACTTGGAACCGTTGGAGCAGACGGTAAAGTACGCGACACAAAAGGTAATGTCATTGGCCGCGTGAATGCGGACGGTGTTGTGCAGGATGTTAATGGCAAATCAATAGGACGTGCTTATTTAGGTGGCATGGCTAAACGTGCTTCTAGTATTGTTCCGGGCGCACCTGTTTATGATCGTAACGGTAAAATAATGGGAACCGTCGGATCCGATGGTCGTGTACGTGATGCGCATGGAAAGGTTTTAGGTACATTAGCGCGCGATGGAACACTGCGTGATGAAAATCAACAGCTAATAGGAAAAGTGGGTGCTACTGCACCTGGTACACCGGTTTATGATAAGCAAGGTCGATTAGTAGGAACGGTAGGTAGTGATGGTATTGTAAGAGATAGCCAAGGACGAGCCATTGCCAACATGGGATCCGATGGTATTGCGCGTGATGCACAAGGTACCGCTTTAGGTAGTACGACGCCGCCAACTTCATCGGTTAATGATCCGGCAAATCCAAATGCAGCTTTAAATCAAGCGTCTTCCGTGAGTTTATTGCCGAGCGCATCCGATAATGCTAATCCAGCATTGCAGGCTATTCTCGATAGACAAGCACAACAAATATCGGCGCAAAAAGCAGAACAATTACAACAACAAATGCAGTCGTCTATGGCAACGCAGGCAAATCAATTGTTTGTTGCCTGGGCTTCACCCACACAACAATATGTGGCGGGTACGCCTTCTGCGGATAGAAATCTAAGTCTAGGCAGTGTTATGGCTGCTAATGGAACGGCGTTGGCATCCACTGCACCACCCGCTGTTAAAGCAGGAACGATTATGTATGCGGTGCTATTAACCGCGGTGAACAGCGATGAACCGGGTCCTGTGTTAGCAGAAATCGTGCAAGGTAAATTTAAAGGTGCGCGTTTAATTGGTACCTTAAGCAATCAAAAGAAGAAAGTATTACTTTCCTTTAACACCTTAACCTTACCGAAGTTGTCGCAAAGTATTCCTATTAATACCGTCGCGATTGATGACAATACGGCACGTACCGCGTTATCAAGCTATACCAACAACCATTACTGGTTGCGTTACGGGACTTTATTTGCTTCTGCGTTTGTTCAAGGTTATGGACAGTCCTTCTTAGCGTCAAATGCAAACTATTCCGGCGCAATTATTGTTAACCCTGATAATAAAGCGCCTGACTTAAAGCCTAGAGACAGAGTTTTTGTCGGTTTAGGTCAAGTAGGGGTGCAGTATGCCGCCGCTTTAGGCAGTATTTTCAATACGCCACCGACGGTACATGTTTATTCAGGTACGGCGATGGGCATATTATTTCTTTCTGATTTACCGGCATTGCCGCAATAA
- the icmJ gene encoding type IVB secretion system protein IcmJDotN, whose translation MFPLKLNVNPEGWRFFMRRKLDLRFTDFSKKIFARDEFCCQFCGLESRDQHEIINLDHNYFNNKASNLVTACVLCAQCVFLESVGAGGQGGGVLIYLPEIEQNYLNALCHLLFQAMNNNIEYKESAQNAYRHLKLRSQIIEAEWGENMQDPALFGQLLIESGHKASLLEKELFTSIRLLPSRAGFKSEYGLNASSLIA comes from the coding sequence GTGTTTCCACTTAAATTAAATGTAAATCCCGAAGGTTGGCGCTTTTTTATGCGCCGCAAGCTTGATCTGCGCTTTACTGATTTTAGTAAAAAAATCTTTGCGCGTGATGAGTTTTGTTGTCAATTTTGTGGTTTAGAATCTCGCGATCAGCATGAAATTATTAATTTGGATCACAATTATTTTAATAATAAAGCCTCAAACTTAGTGACTGCCTGTGTTTTGTGTGCACAATGTGTTTTTCTGGAATCTGTAGGTGCGGGCGGACAGGGCGGCGGGGTATTAATTTATTTACCCGAAATAGAACAAAATTATCTGAATGCTTTATGTCATCTTTTATTTCAAGCCATGAATAATAATATAGAATACAAAGAATCGGCTCAAAATGCGTATAGGCACCTTAAATTACGTTCACAAATTATAGAAGCAGAGTGGGGTGAAAATATGCAGGACCCCGCACTGTTTGGACAGTTATTAATTGAATCGGGTCATAAAGCCTCATTACTTGAAAAGGAACTTTTTACATCTATTCGCTTACTGCCTTCACGGGCAGGGTTTAAAAGCGAATATGGCTTGAATGCCTCTTCTTTGATAGCTTGA
- a CDS encoding BolA family protein: MKTTKTDDRIASLQTKLSQALAPTYLEIIDDGAQHIGHSEEGAGHFTVRISSPLFQTKPLIECHRLVYSALGNTVGTEIHALRIEIIPQK; the protein is encoded by the coding sequence ATGAAAACAACTAAAACCGATGATCGTATCGCCTCGCTGCAAACTAAACTTTCGCAAGCCTTAGCGCCCACGTATTTAGAAATTATTGATGACGGCGCTCAGCATATCGGCCATTCCGAAGAAGGCGCTGGCCATTTTACGGTTCGTATTAGCTCACCGCTTTTTCAAACCAAGCCGCTTATAGAATGCCACCGACTTGTTTACTCAGCACTAGGCAACACGGTAGGCACCGAAATCCATGCCTTACGTATTGAAATAATACCTCAAAAATAA
- a CDS encoding L-threonylcarbamoyladenylate synthase, with product MSQFFKIHPDNPQLHLIRQAAGFLIKGGLIVYPTDSAYALGCQMRNKAGIQRLRQIRELDDRHSLTLLCRDLSELATYAQLENPIFRLLKANTPGPYTFILPATQEVSKTIMNTKRKTVGVRIPDNKIVPALLEMLDQPLVSSSLILPGADLPLLEPEAMRDMLGKRVDLIIDGGPCGLEPSTVVDLVDGLPRIIRKGKGDITPFL from the coding sequence GTGAGTCAGTTTTTTAAAATCCATCCCGACAACCCCCAACTTCATTTGATTCGTCAGGCGGCTGGCTTCTTGATAAAAGGGGGGCTAATTGTTTACCCTACCGACTCCGCCTATGCCTTAGGCTGTCAAATGCGTAATAAGGCAGGTATTCAACGCTTGCGACAAATCCGTGAGTTAGATGATAGGCATTCTTTAACACTGTTATGCCGTGATCTTTCTGAGCTAGCGACGTATGCGCAGCTTGAAAACCCTATTTTTCGTCTGTTAAAAGCCAATACGCCAGGCCCCTATACCTTTATATTGCCGGCTACCCAAGAAGTTTCTAAAACGATCATGAATACCAAGCGCAAAACAGTGGGGGTACGTATTCCAGATAATAAAATTGTGCCCGCACTGTTAGAGATGCTCGATCAGCCGTTAGTCAGTAGTAGCTTGATTTTGCCGGGTGCCGATTTACCTTTATTAGAGCCTGAAGCCATGCGTGATATGCTGGGCAAGCGGGTGGATTTAATTATTGATGGCGGACCCTGTGGTTTAGAGCCAAGCACCGTGGTTGATTTAGTGGATGGTCTGCCAAGAATTATTCGTAAGGGAAAGGGCGATATTACCCCCTTTCTTTAA